The Variovorax paradoxus B4 genome includes a region encoding these proteins:
- a CDS encoding cupin domain-containing protein has protein sequence MIKIARSIGLTLLFAAGASTAQHAASHGTPKDAKVTPLMTQEMKDIPGKEVLMITVDYPPGAVDPVHRHDAHSYVYVLEGSIVMGVKGGKEVTLKAGDTFYEGPDDIHTVGRNASKTKPAKFVVMLVKNRGAEFFIPVK, from the coding sequence ATGATCAAGATTGCAAGAAGCATCGGGCTGACACTGCTGTTCGCCGCAGGCGCATCGACGGCACAACACGCCGCCTCGCACGGCACGCCCAAGGACGCCAAGGTGACGCCGCTGATGACCCAGGAGATGAAGGACATCCCCGGCAAGGAAGTGCTGATGATCACGGTGGACTACCCGCCGGGCGCCGTCGATCCGGTGCATCGTCACGACGCCCACAGCTACGTCTACGTGCTCGAAGGCTCGATCGTGATGGGCGTGAAGGGCGGCAAGGAAGTGACGCTGAAGGCCGGCGACACCTTCTACGAAGGCCCCGACGACATCCACACCGTCGGCCGCAACGCGAGCAAGACCAAACCCGCGAAGTTCGTCGTCATGCTCGTGAAGAACAGGGGTGCAGAGTTCTTCATTCCGGTGAAGTAG
- a CDS encoding glutathione S-transferase family protein, which yields MKLFYMPGASALADHTVLEWSGQPYETVRMDRRSIKTPEYLALNPTGTVPLLVHGDFTLTENVAILGYLADLHPQLQLAGDGSPRSRAEVMRWLGFLNSDVHKAFRPIFFPERYLPDDGLAAQLAATARGHVREYLGRLDSQLEGREWLTGQRSIADAYHFVMLRWAIGTKVGLHGFENLTAFVRRMHADEGVHAALVMEEGLAPRTERAHSAPDQLMRLNERIRDNLATTLNAEVVGMVEYSEGDGAELEVRRGLVEIEVSRMDTVFSWQDENYRAQAAIPFQNFSRYVSNGAIRIDL from the coding sequence ATGAAACTCTTCTACATGCCCGGTGCCAGCGCGCTGGCCGACCACACCGTGCTCGAGTGGTCCGGCCAGCCGTACGAAACGGTGCGCATGGACCGCCGCAGCATCAAGACGCCGGAGTACCTGGCACTCAACCCGACGGGCACGGTGCCGCTGCTCGTGCATGGCGATTTCACGCTGACCGAGAACGTCGCCATCCTCGGCTACCTCGCGGACCTGCATCCGCAGCTGCAGCTGGCGGGCGACGGTTCGCCGCGCTCGCGGGCGGAGGTGATGCGCTGGCTCGGTTTCCTGAACTCCGATGTGCACAAGGCGTTCAGGCCGATCTTCTTTCCCGAGCGCTACCTGCCGGACGACGGCCTGGCGGCACAGCTGGCCGCCACGGCGCGCGGCCACGTGCGCGAGTACCTCGGGCGGCTCGATTCTCAACTCGAGGGGCGCGAATGGCTCACGGGCCAGCGCTCCATTGCCGACGCGTACCACTTCGTGATGCTGCGCTGGGCGATTGGCACGAAGGTCGGCTTACATGGCTTCGAGAACCTGACGGCCTTCGTTCGCCGGATGCATGCCGACGAAGGCGTGCATGCAGCGCTCGTGATGGAGGAAGGCCTGGCGCCGCGCACCGAGCGCGCGCACAGCGCGCCCGATCAATTGATGCGCCTGAACGAACGGATACGCGACAACCTGGCCACCACGCTGAATGCCGAAGTGGTCGGGATGGTGGAATACAGCGAGGGCGACGGCGCCGAGCTCGAAGTGCGCCGCGGTCTCGTGGAGATCGAGGTCTCCCGGATGGACACGGTGTTCAGCTGGCAAGACGAGAACTATCGCGCACAGGCGGCCATTCCGTTCCAGAACTTCTCGCGCTATGTCAGCAACGGCGCGATCCGGATCGATCTGTAG
- a CDS encoding peroxiredoxin-like family protein, translating into MSTRSSSDNAAEAVFDATGIAARAKRAGDLAPDATLPDSSGRQVRLSDVWRKGPLVLVFYRGGWCGYCSLQLRAWHQRADDLARLGATLLAISPQTPDHSMRTAEDNQFTFTVLSDSNLEAANGFELAFTLPPELVSFYGSVGTDIPVLNGNGLWVLPVPATYVIDEDGRIRFAHIEEDIRKRAEPGDVLRAIEDMVRSRALASASAR; encoded by the coding sequence ATGTCGACCAGAAGCTCGTCTGACAACGCCGCCGAAGCGGTGTTCGACGCCACGGGCATTGCTGCCCGTGCCAAGCGCGCCGGCGACCTCGCGCCCGACGCGACATTGCCGGACAGTTCCGGCCGTCAGGTTCGTCTGTCGGACGTGTGGCGCAAGGGACCACTCGTGCTGGTCTTCTACCGCGGCGGCTGGTGCGGTTACTGCAGCCTCCAGTTGCGGGCCTGGCACCAGCGAGCGGATGACCTGGCACGGCTCGGTGCCACGCTCCTGGCGATCTCTCCGCAGACGCCCGACCATTCGATGCGCACGGCCGAGGACAATCAGTTCACATTCACCGTGCTCAGCGATTCGAACCTCGAGGCGGCCAATGGCTTCGAACTGGCCTTCACGCTTCCGCCCGAACTCGTCAGTTTCTACGGCTCGGTGGGGACCGATATTCCCGTCCTGAACGGCAACGGCCTGTGGGTGTTGCCGGTTCCGGCGACCTATGTGATCGATGAAGATGGCCGCATTCGCTTCGCCCACATCGAGGAGGACATCCGAAAGCGCGCCGAACCGGGCGACGTGCTGCGCGCGATCGAAGACATGGTCCGCAGCCGCGCCCTTGCGTCAGCCAGTGCCCGCTGA
- a CDS encoding Ohr family peroxiredoxin, with amino-acid sequence MPTQSDTATASAAEAAQPGPLQPPPLALLDRYKGQEFEPIYSTVVTVSGGEAEHGRASGVARSDDGNLNVQLRLPTALGGGGGGTNPEQLFAAAYAACFHGALNLLAAKKKIPVHDAHVQMSVAFGRDPVDGLFMLRADVRIHLPDVEKSVAEELVRSTERFCPYAKMARNGITSIVALATQELTHRRQSPSAPSPLR; translated from the coding sequence ATGCCCACGCAGTCAGATACAGCCACCGCCTCCGCGGCCGAAGCCGCACAACCAGGCCCATTGCAGCCGCCTCCCCTCGCGCTGCTCGACAGGTACAAGGGGCAGGAATTCGAACCGATCTATTCGACGGTCGTCACGGTGAGCGGCGGCGAAGCGGAACACGGACGAGCCTCGGGCGTGGCGCGCTCCGACGACGGCAACCTGAACGTGCAGCTGCGGCTTCCCACCGCCCTGGGTGGTGGCGGTGGCGGCACCAACCCGGAGCAGCTGTTCGCAGCGGCCTATGCCGCGTGCTTCCATGGGGCATTGAACCTGCTGGCGGCAAAAAAGAAGATCCCGGTTCACGACGCCCACGTGCAGATGTCCGTCGCTTTCGGGCGCGACCCCGTCGACGGGCTCTTCATGCTCAGAGCCGATGTCCGGATTCACTTGCCCGATGTCGAGAAAAGCGTGGCCGAAGAACTGGTGCGCAGCACGGAACGGTTCTGCCCTTACGCAAAGATGGCACGCAACGGGATCACCAGCATCGTGGCACTGGCGACCCAGGAACTCACACATCGGCGCCAATCTCCGTCGGCGCCCTCTCCCCTGCGTTGA
- a CDS encoding bifunctional alpha/beta hydrolase/OsmC family protein, with amino-acid sequence MPTRSFEFLNPNGHRLSGRLEMPEGIQRGWALFAHCFTCGKNNLAAVRIARALASVGIGVLRFDFTGLGDSEGSFAEASFSLNVQDLVSAANAMEAAGMPPRLLIGHSLGGSAILAAAGRIPSAHAVATIAAPFDVAQVLHLLDPAALARLQTEGQALVQVVGRPMAVGKAFMDDLRTHDPGARIAALRRPLLLLHAPQDRTVDIENATRIFLAARHPKSFVSLDDADHLLSKREDAEQVAHLIATWAARYLPEPPAGHPVAADAEAEETGLGKFQLALRSGGSRWLADEPETVGGLGSGPTPYNLLSSALAACTTMTLRHHADSKGWPVTRIRTAVNHRKDKATSPPDVFSRRVSIDGAITEAQRTQLLEMAQRCPVHRTLEGGARFEPVEGESPA; translated from the coding sequence GTGCCCACTCGCTCCTTCGAATTTCTCAACCCGAACGGACACCGCCTGTCGGGCAGACTCGAAATGCCGGAGGGCATCCAGCGGGGTTGGGCGCTGTTCGCGCACTGCTTCACCTGCGGCAAGAACAACCTCGCGGCCGTGCGCATCGCGCGGGCGTTGGCCAGCGTGGGGATCGGGGTGCTGCGCTTCGACTTCACCGGGCTGGGCGACAGCGAGGGGAGTTTTGCCGAGGCGAGCTTCTCGCTGAACGTGCAGGACCTGGTGTCGGCCGCCAACGCCATGGAGGCGGCCGGCATGCCGCCCCGCCTGCTCATCGGTCACAGCCTCGGCGGCTCGGCCATCCTCGCCGCGGCCGGCCGCATTCCGAGCGCGCACGCCGTCGCGACCATTGCCGCGCCGTTCGATGTGGCGCAGGTGCTGCACCTGCTGGACCCCGCGGCTCTTGCGCGCCTCCAAACCGAGGGACAGGCGCTGGTCCAGGTGGTTGGCCGGCCCATGGCCGTCGGCAAGGCCTTCATGGACGACCTGCGCACGCACGACCCGGGGGCGCGCATCGCGGCCCTGCGCCGGCCGCTGCTGCTGCTGCACGCGCCGCAGGACCGGACGGTCGACATCGAGAACGCCACGCGCATCTTTCTGGCGGCGAGGCATCCCAAGAGCTTCGTCTCGCTCGATGATGCGGACCACCTGCTGTCGAAGCGCGAAGACGCCGAACAGGTCGCGCACCTCATCGCGACCTGGGCGGCCCGCTACCTGCCCGAGCCCCCCGCCGGCCACCCGGTCGCGGCGGATGCCGAGGCAGAAGAAACGGGGCTGGGCAAATTCCAGCTCGCGCTGCGCTCGGGCGGCTCGCGCTGGCTCGCGGATGAACCCGAGACGGTGGGCGGGCTCGGCTCGGGTCCGACACCCTACAACCTGCTGTCGTCCGCGCTCGCTGCCTGCACGACCATGACGCTGCGCCACCACGCCGACAGCAAGGGTTGGCCGGTCACGCGCATCCGCACCGCGGTCAACCACCGCAAGGACAAGGCGACTTCCCCGCCCGACGTCTTCAGCCGGCGGGTGTCGATCGACGGCGCCATCACCGAGGCGCAACGCACACAGCTGCTCGAGATGGCGCAGCGATGCCCCGTTCACCGCACGCTCGAAGGCGGAGCGCGCTTCGAGCCCGTGGAAGGCGAGTCACCGGCCTGA
- a CDS encoding UBP-type zinc finger domain-containing protein: MTAGCTHLAQVRPVTPTTHGCEECLRSGSRWVHLRTCLTCGHVGCCDSSQGKHATGHFHETGHAVVQSAERGESWRWCYVDQKLV, from the coding sequence ATGACTGCCGGCTGCACGCACCTGGCTCAGGTCCGCCCCGTCACGCCGACCACCCACGGGTGCGAGGAATGCCTGCGGTCCGGCAGCCGCTGGGTTCACCTGCGCACGTGCCTGACCTGCGGCCATGTCGGGTGTTGCGACTCGTCGCAGGGAAAGCACGCGACCGGCCACTTCCACGAGACCGGCCACGCGGTCGTGCAGTCTGCGGAACGCGGCGAATCCTGGCGGTGGTGCTATGTCGACCAGAAGCTCGTCTGA
- a CDS encoding MFS transporter translates to MHSSQTVDSSPRAAILIAGILLIAASLRAPITMLGPLLEPVRESFALNASQAGLLTTLPLLAFALVSPLAAPLAHRFGLERALFASLALLVAGIAVRSAGTVSMLYAGTCVIGGAIAIANVLLPSLLKRDFPHHVAKLTACYALAMIAAAGIASAVAVPLDHALGAGWPASLGTVAVLPLVAALLWLPQLRFRTVSAPGPATGTRASSVWKASLAWQVAGYLGLTCFIYFAAIAWLPSILQEAGFSSARAGTLHGWMQLAGAVPALLLMPLLHRMPDQRWIAFASPALSACGLAGLLALPALTPLWIFAFGMGMGSALILSLAFVGLRAGSQQIAASLSGMSQCIGYLLAGVGPTLVGFLHEAAGNWTMPLAACLVLCLAMCVLGLSVGRSAHIGQ, encoded by the coding sequence ATGCATTCCTCGCAAACGGTAGATTCTTCGCCCCGCGCCGCGATTCTCATCGCCGGCATCCTGCTCATCGCGGCCAGTCTGCGGGCACCGATCACCATGCTCGGGCCTTTGCTCGAACCCGTGCGCGAAAGCTTTGCACTCAACGCCTCGCAGGCCGGCCTATTGACCACCCTGCCACTCCTCGCGTTCGCCCTGGTGTCGCCGCTTGCCGCGCCCCTGGCGCACCGGTTCGGCCTGGAGCGCGCGCTCTTCGCGTCGCTGGCCCTGCTGGTCGCCGGCATCGCCGTACGCTCGGCCGGCACCGTGTCGATGCTCTATGCGGGAACCTGCGTGATCGGCGGTGCGATCGCCATCGCCAACGTCCTGCTGCCCAGCTTGCTCAAAAGGGACTTTCCTCATCATGTGGCGAAGCTCACGGCCTGCTATGCCCTCGCGATGATCGCCGCCGCAGGCATCGCGTCGGCCGTGGCCGTGCCGCTGGACCATGCGCTGGGCGCCGGGTGGCCCGCCTCGCTGGGCACCGTGGCCGTGCTGCCGCTGGTTGCCGCGTTGCTGTGGCTGCCGCAACTGCGCTTTCGCACCGTCTCGGCGCCGGGCCCCGCCACCGGTACACGGGCGTCATCGGTGTGGAAGGCCTCGCTGGCCTGGCAGGTGGCGGGGTATCTGGGCCTCACCTGCTTCATCTACTTCGCGGCGATTGCATGGCTGCCTTCGATCCTCCAGGAGGCCGGCTTCTCGAGCGCGCGTGCCGGCACGCTGCATGGGTGGATGCAGCTGGCGGGGGCCGTGCCCGCGCTGCTGCTCATGCCGCTCCTGCACCGCATGCCCGACCAGCGCTGGATCGCCTTCGCATCGCCCGCACTGAGTGCCTGTGGCCTGGCGGGCCTGCTGGCCCTGCCCGCATTGACACCGCTGTGGATCTTCGCCTTCGGCATGGGGATGGGATCGGCGTTGATCCTGAGCCTGGCCTTCGTCGGACTGCGCGCCGGCAGCCAGCAGATCGCCGCGTCGCTCTCAGGCATGTCGCAATGCATCGGCTACCTGCTGGCGGGCGTTGGTCCGACGCTGGTCGGCTTCCTGCACGAAGCCGCGGGCAACTGGACGATGCCGCTGGCCGCCTGCCTGGTGCTGTGCCTGGCGATGTGCGTGCTGGGGCTGTCGGTGGGCCGGTCCGCGCACATCGGCCAGTGA
- a CDS encoding YceI family protein — protein sequence MPDTSELSTLASSNLADVSRGRYVIDPVHSHVLFSVSHFGISTYHGEFAMPGGTLDVPLSAGESHTRLAVSVPVANVKTTSPILDDELRSRDWLDGERFPLITFDFAAPLSLAANSFQVTGALALHGVTRNVTFDVSFVGAGMNPAKQVYTIGFDIRGRIRRSDYGVTAALPMIGDELSLIISAAFELEASAA from the coding sequence ATGCCCGACACCTCCGAGCTCTCCACACTCGCCTCGTCGAACCTGGCCGACGTCAGCCGCGGGCGCTACGTCATCGATCCCGTGCATTCGCATGTGCTGTTCAGCGTGTCGCACTTCGGCATCTCGACCTATCACGGCGAGTTCGCCATGCCCGGCGGCACGCTCGACGTTCCGCTGTCAGCAGGCGAAAGCCACACACGCCTGGCGGTGTCCGTACCGGTCGCCAACGTGAAAACCACGAGCCCGATCCTGGACGACGAACTAAGGAGCCGCGACTGGCTGGACGGCGAGCGGTTTCCATTGATCACCTTCGACTTCGCCGCGCCTCTTTCCCTGGCCGCGAATTCGTTCCAGGTGACCGGCGCGCTCGCCCTGCATGGCGTGACGCGCAACGTCACGTTCGACGTGAGCTTCGTCGGTGCCGGCATGAATCCAGCCAAGCAGGTCTACACGATCGGATTCGACATTCGTGGCCGCATCCGCCGCAGCGACTACGGAGTGACCGCCGCGCTCCCCATGATCGGCGACGAACTCAGCCTCATCATCAGCGCAGCCTTCGAACTCGAAGCTTCAGCCGCCTGA
- a CDS encoding OsmC family protein — translation MAQGTARIGRDHYRTQVDLASGHTLISDEPSVLGGEGAGSTPYELVIAGLGACTAITLRMYADLKSWPLESVQVDLHLSREDNAMVIERSLRIFGLDDAQRARLAEIAERTPVTLTLKAGIPIRTHLL, via the coding sequence TTGGCCCAAGGCACCGCGCGCATCGGACGCGACCACTACCGCACGCAGGTCGACCTCGCCAGCGGCCACACGCTCATCTCGGACGAGCCCTCCGTCCTCGGCGGCGAAGGCGCAGGGTCCACGCCCTACGAACTGGTGATTGCCGGCCTGGGGGCCTGCACTGCCATCACGCTGCGCATGTATGCGGACCTCAAAAGCTGGCCCCTCGAATCGGTGCAGGTCGACCTCCATCTTTCCCGGGAAGACAACGCGATGGTGATCGAAAGATCGCTGCGCATCTTCGGCCTGGACGACGCCCAGAGGGCGCGCCTGGCCGAGATCGCCGAGCGAACCCCGGTGACCCTGACGCTCAAGGCAGGCATCCCGATCCGTACGCATCTGCTTTAG
- a CDS encoding SDR family oxidoreductase: MKIVVIGGSGLIGSKVVSKLRDAGHEVVAASPASGVNTITGEGLAEALQSAQVVLDVANSPSFEDKAVLEFFETSGRNLLAAEAVAGVKHHVALSVVGTDRLSESGYFRGKIAQEKLIRESRIPYTIVHSTQFFEFLGGIAQSGTDGDTVHLSPAFVQPIASDDVATAVADYTLGSPVNGVVEIAGPERVRLSDLVQRFLAKTNDPRKVVQDVHARYFGAELKDDTLVPGANPRIGALSFEAWFALPKPAR; this comes from the coding sequence ATGAAGATCGTTGTCATCGGCGGCTCGGGCCTCATCGGCTCGAAGGTCGTCAGCAAGCTGCGCGACGCGGGCCATGAGGTCGTCGCCGCATCGCCCGCCTCGGGCGTCAACACCATCACCGGCGAAGGCCTGGCCGAGGCCCTGCAGAGTGCGCAGGTGGTGCTGGACGTGGCGAACTCGCCCTCGTTCGAGGACAAGGCCGTGCTCGAGTTCTTCGAGACCTCGGGGCGCAACCTGCTGGCCGCGGAAGCCGTGGCCGGCGTGAAGCACCATGTCGCGCTGTCGGTGGTCGGCACCGACCGCCTCTCCGAAAGCGGCTACTTCCGCGGCAAGATCGCGCAGGAAAAGCTGATCCGCGAATCGAGGATTCCGTACACCATCGTCCATTCGACGCAGTTCTTCGAGTTCCTCGGCGGCATTGCGCAATCGGGCACCGACGGTGACACCGTGCACCTCTCGCCGGCTTTCGTGCAGCCGATCGCATCGGATGACGTCGCGACTGCCGTGGCGGACTACACACTGGGCAGCCCGGTGAACGGCGTGGTCGAAATTGCGGGCCCCGAGCGCGTTCGCCTGTCCGATCTGGTCCAGCGCTTTCTCGCCAAGACCAACGATCCGCGCAAGGTCGTCCAGGACGTGCACGCACGCTACTTCGGCGCGGAGCTGAAGGACGACACACTGGTGCCGGGCGCCAACCCACGCATCGGCGCCCTCAGCTTCGAGGCCTGGTTCGCACTGCCCAAGCCAGCACGCTGA
- a CDS encoding carboxymuconolactone decarboxylase family protein, translating to MTQRVNYVEQSPELFKKFVEFLNAIKEGAIEEPIRNLVSIRTAQLNGCTFCLDMHVKQAKIQGERELRLYHLAAWRESTLFIPRERAALAWTEVLTKLPEQGVPDEIYERVRTQLSEKEISDLTFLVMSTNAWSRLNIGFKSVPGASDKVFGLDKAKLA from the coding sequence ATGACCCAACGCGTCAACTATGTCGAGCAATCGCCCGAACTGTTCAAGAAGTTCGTCGAGTTCCTCAACGCCATCAAGGAAGGCGCGATCGAAGAGCCGATCCGCAACCTCGTGTCGATCCGCACGGCGCAGCTCAACGGCTGCACCTTCTGCCTGGACATGCATGTCAAGCAGGCCAAGATCCAGGGCGAGCGCGAGTTGCGCCTGTACCACCTGGCCGCGTGGCGCGAGTCGACGCTGTTCATTCCGCGCGAGCGCGCGGCACTGGCCTGGACCGAAGTGCTGACCAAGCTGCCCGAGCAAGGCGTGCCGGACGAAATCTACGAGCGCGTGCGCACGCAGCTGTCGGAAAAGGAGATCTCCGACCTCACCTTCCTCGTCATGTCGACCAACGCATGGAGCCGCCTGAACATCGGCTTCAAGAGCGTGCCCGGCGCCTCCGACAAGGTCTTCGGCCTGGACAAGGCAAAGCTCGCCTGA
- a CDS encoding electron transfer flavoprotein-ubiquinone oxidoreductase, protein MTAAPGQAAPPFPGPRESIDYDVVIVGGGPAGMAAAIRIKQIDAGLSVAVLEKGGEPGAHTLSGAVMDPRAIDELLPDWRTLGAPLSQPVTRDEFLFLGKQRAMRTPGFLVPRCFRNEGNYVVRLGLLVKWLAAHAESLGVEIFAGFAATEILYDPQGRVSGVATGNVGVGRDGKPTAEFQPGVELRGKYTIFAEGARGQLGRQLIARFGLDAGRDAASYAIGLKELWEVDPSRAEPGLVVHTAGWPMDREAFGGGFLYHLDGHQVALGFVVGLDYRNPWLSPFEEFQRWKAHPAIRRYLDGGKRIGYGARAINNGLPQSLPRTVFPGGALVGCDAGYLNAARIKGSHAALKTGMLAAEAACAALHAGRSGDELTDYPRAFEGSWLHTELHQSRNFKLWFKKGSLAGTLMTGVEQWLMPELGIAAPPWTLHNTRPDHASLRPADQCEPIAYPKPDGVCSFDRLSSVYLSNTHHAEDQPVHLTLLDAAVPVDVNLRVYAGPESRYCPAGVYEFLQNDKGENRLQINAQNCIHCKTCDIKDPTQNIVWIAPEGGDGPTYASM, encoded by the coding sequence ATGACCGCTGCCCCCGGCCAAGCCGCGCCGCCCTTCCCCGGGCCGCGCGAGTCGATCGACTACGACGTCGTCATCGTGGGCGGCGGCCCCGCTGGAATGGCGGCGGCCATCCGGATCAAGCAGATCGATGCAGGCCTCTCGGTCGCAGTGCTCGAAAAAGGCGGCGAACCCGGCGCGCACACGCTCTCAGGGGCAGTCATGGATCCTCGCGCCATCGACGAACTGCTGCCCGACTGGCGCACGCTGGGTGCGCCCTTGAGCCAACCCGTCACGCGCGACGAGTTCCTGTTTCTCGGCAAGCAGCGCGCGATGCGAACGCCAGGCTTTCTGGTGCCGCGGTGCTTTCGCAACGAAGGCAACTACGTCGTGCGCCTCGGCCTGCTGGTCAAGTGGCTGGCCGCGCATGCGGAGAGTCTTGGCGTCGAAATCTTCGCGGGCTTTGCCGCGACCGAGATCCTCTACGACCCGCAAGGACGCGTCTCGGGCGTGGCCACCGGCAACGTCGGTGTGGGCCGCGACGGCAAGCCGACTGCCGAGTTTCAGCCCGGTGTCGAGCTTCGCGGCAAGTACACGATCTTTGCCGAGGGCGCGCGCGGACAGCTCGGGCGGCAACTGATCGCGAGGTTCGGGCTCGACGCGGGGCGCGATGCGGCCAGCTACGCCATCGGCCTCAAGGAGCTGTGGGAAGTCGACCCCTCGCGCGCCGAACCGGGCCTGGTCGTGCACACCGCAGGCTGGCCCATGGACCGCGAGGCGTTCGGCGGCGGTTTTCTTTATCACCTCGATGGCCACCAGGTGGCGCTGGGCTTTGTCGTCGGGCTCGACTACCGCAACCCCTGGCTGAGTCCGTTCGAAGAATTCCAGCGCTGGAAGGCGCACCCTGCGATTCGCAGGTATCTCGATGGCGGCAAGCGCATCGGCTACGGTGCGCGGGCCATCAACAACGGCTTGCCGCAGAGCCTGCCGCGCACCGTGTTCCCCGGCGGGGCCCTGGTCGGTTGCGACGCGGGCTACCTGAACGCCGCGCGCATCAAGGGCAGTCATGCAGCCCTCAAGACCGGCATGCTGGCCGCGGAAGCCGCCTGCGCGGCGCTGCACGCAGGGCGTTCGGGCGACGAACTCACCGACTATCCACGCGCCTTCGAAGGCAGCTGGTTGCACACGGAGCTGCACCAATCCCGCAACTTCAAGCTGTGGTTCAAGAAGGGCTCGCTCGCCGGCACGCTCATGACCGGTGTCGAGCAGTGGCTGATGCCCGAGCTGGGCATCGCCGCGCCGCCCTGGACGTTGCACAACACGCGCCCGGACCATGCGAGCCTGCGGCCTGCGGACCAATGCGAGCCCATCGCCTATCCGAAGCCGGACGGCGTGTGCAGCTTCGACCGCCTGAGCTCTGTCTATCTGAGCAATACGCACCACGCGGAAGACCAGCCCGTGCACCTGACGCTGCTTGACGCGGCGGTGCCGGTCGACGTCAACCTGCGCGTGTACGCCGGCCCCGAAAGCCGCTACTGCCCCGCCGGCGTCTACGAGTTCCTTCAGAACGACAAGGGCGAAAACCGGTTGCAGATCAATGCGCAGAACTGCATCCATTGCAAGACCTGCGACATCAAGGACCCGACCCAGAACATCGTGTGGATCGCGCCAGAAGGCGGCGACGGTCCCACCTATGCATCCATGTAG
- a CDS encoding glutathione S-transferase family protein — MKLYHMPGACSLADLIVLQWIGADHEPVRMSLESIKSPDYPAINPGGTVPLLAHGDLSLTENVAILGYLADLYPEARLLGDGSPRARAEVMRWLGFLNSDVHKAFKPIFTPQRFLKDAAMAPVLADNARGHVREYLARLDGRLEGRDWLTGERSIADPYLFVLSRWSAAKKIDMQGLDNLARFARMMDGDAGVQAALGVERSMPQ, encoded by the coding sequence ATGAAGCTCTATCACATGCCCGGCGCCTGCTCCCTCGCCGACCTGATCGTTCTCCAGTGGATCGGCGCAGACCACGAGCCGGTGCGCATGAGCCTGGAGAGCATCAAGTCGCCCGACTACCCTGCCATCAACCCGGGCGGGACGGTGCCGCTGCTGGCACACGGCGACCTCTCGCTCACCGAGAACGTCGCCATCCTCGGTTACCTGGCCGACCTGTACCCCGAAGCGCGCCTGCTGGGCGACGGCTCGCCGCGCGCCCGCGCCGAGGTCATGCGCTGGCTGGGCTTTCTCAACTCGGACGTGCACAAGGCGTTCAAGCCGATCTTCACGCCGCAGCGCTTCCTGAAAGACGCGGCGATGGCGCCCGTGCTGGCCGACAACGCGCGCGGCCATGTGCGCGAATACCTCGCGCGGCTGGACGGCCGACTCGAAGGGCGCGACTGGCTGACCGGCGAGCGGTCCATCGCGGACCCGTACCTGTTCGTGCTCTCGCGCTGGTCGGCGGCCAAGAAGATCGACATGCAGGGCCTGGACAACCTCGCGCGCTTCGCCCGGATGATGGACGGCGACGCCGGCGTGCAAGCCGCGCTGGGCGTCGAGCGCAGCATGCCGCAGTGA